The proteins below come from a single Pseudochaenichthys georgianus chromosome 14, fPseGeo1.2, whole genome shotgun sequence genomic window:
- the LOC117458358 gene encoding uncharacterized protein — protein sequence MMKTPGGLRVKARSYPYCEDLGVSLFVRPEDAPKDKLDPNPLTNGVMFELLDFSRVLCRTLNGIVHDLIKQNFGTKFDTNLFSLQLPKQLGRKNACFRTNDREAFQKETYEIKTLEPMRRKRKAPDYHNLEELVASKRRETLRLDDVNADVCPDSDLSYRCPVDCDMEMQLESEAASEHMVSDGCSSEASFSLDVKQEGEEVFVSHVKPLTYNFNPVLPKILPKHTTLKAVSDLYIEEENEHTKVKTLKQKLWMRRAPRSKQILESSRVNDKFARSREIGLDFNVGSCNKKSLDLQLFTNNTLWEVYKFGIMMSKTVRGFFLEVLEMNFNLVIRDHYHERNFLSYLMSKEKFLQNHPDRQNTEFLNSLFQFLEVYNMVDVTSVFQTGPEVETLQETSLDSNRVEDMDSHPFCKQLGLNLWSTDARPAGQKMDLAALTNGAMIEIFMFVRELCSSPHRIVYGRGLQPFST from the coding sequence ATGATGAAGACACCAGGAGGACTACGAGTCAAGGCTAGATCTTACCCATACTGTGAAGACCTCGGTGTGTCTCTGTTTGTACGACCAGAAGACGCACCCAAAGACAAACTCGACCCAAATCCACTAACCAACGGTGTGATGTTTGAACTGCTCGACTTTTCGCGAGTTCTTTGCAGAACGCTCAACGGGATAGTTCACGACTTGATTAAGCAAAACTTCGGCACAAAGTTTGATACAAATCTTTTCAGTTTGCAACTACCCAAACAGTTGGGGAGGAAGAACGCCTGCTTCAGAACCAACGATAGAGAGGCTTTCCAAAAGGAGACTTATGAAATCAAGACATTGGAGCCGATGCGAAGGAAGCGAAAAGCCCCAGATTACCATAACTTGGAAGAGCTTGTGGCAAGTAAGCGAAGGGAAACGCTGAGACTTGACGATGTTAACGCTGATGTTTGTCCGGATAGTGACCTGTCTTACCGGTGCCCGGTTGACTGTGATATGGAAATGCAGTTGGAGTCGGAGGCAGCATCGGAACACATGGTGTCTGATGGTTGTTCATCAGAAGCAAGTTTTTCTCTGGATGTAAAGCAGGAAGGAGAGGAAGTTTTTGTCTCTCATGTGAAGCCTCTGACTTATAACTTCAATCCTGTTTTGCCTAAGATTCTTCCAAAACACACAACTCTAAAAGCAGTCTCAGATCTGTATATTGAAGAAGAAAATGAGCACACGAAAGTTAAAACTCTCAAACAAAAGCTGTGGATGAGGAGGGCTCCTCGCTCAAAACAAATCCTGGAGTCTAGCAGAGTAAACGACAAGTTTGCCCGCAGCAGAGAGATAGGTTTAGACTTTAACGTGGGCTCGTGTAACAAGAAGAGCCTGGATCTACAACTATTCACCAACAACACGTTGTGGGAGGTTTATAAATTCGGTATAATGATGTCAAAGACTGTACGCGGTTTCTTTTTGGAAGTTCTGGAGATGAACTTTAACCTGGTCATCCGAGATCATTATCATGAGCGCAACTTTTTAAGTTATCTGATGTCTAAAGAGAAGTTCCTGCAGAACCACCCTGACAGGCAGAACACTGAGTTTCTAAACAGTCTCTTTCAGTTCCTGGAAGTTTACAACATGGTTGATGTGACCAGCGTCTTTCAAACTGGACCAGAAGTTGAGACGCTGCAGGAGACAAGCTTGGATTCGAACCGGGTGGAAGATATGGATTCACATCCGTTTTGTAAACAGTTGGGCCTCAACCTTTGGTCCACAGACGCACGCCCGGCAGGCCAAAAGATGGATTTGGCGGCCCTAACCAACGGAGCCATGATTGAAATATTCATGTTTGTCAGAGAGTTGTGTAGCTCGCCCCACAGGATAGTCTacggcaggggtctccaacctttctccacctga